AGCGATTGACACGAAATTTACTGATAATTTCTTGAAGCCCTTAAATAATACATGATCCTTCTTAGTCTTTAAAGGGCCTAGCTGCCCTCGCATGGCCAAGCATTATCTTATACCACCCTCAGTTTTTACTAAGCACAGTGCTAAAACttgttgttattttaagtaCCAGCTTTTATAATAGATACTTAGTTAGAAAAACCGGAAATATCTATTTGAATTGGTAGGTACTAACCGAGTGGGACAATGAATTAGCAGCATCCATTGAATTGTGGTGATGCGATATTCTGATAACATTTGCAAGATTCCGCTCTCTTTcgtgaaattataattattattagaaacGGAATCGGAAAGGGGAAGTTAGgctaaaataaatgatataaaaataatgatatgtACCTAAGGAAGTTTCTTACTTCAGCAAAGTGTCAAATTAAGTATAATGATTTATTGTTTGTATCTAATGACAACGCCTGTTGCGGATatgtattttgattatttataatcaatataagaaaaatgaatataaaaaattataaacgttattTATGGCaattaaaaagtattatattaattatactcctcttaaattatatttgattcAACTAGTAGCCTTGTTCATATTTCGTGAAAAAATAAGTTCCTTACGTATAACAACCGTATGTGAAATTTGAAAACTACTAAGTACAAACGATTTTTTAATGTTACTTATTTGTGTATGCGTGATGCCTCAAGAATGTTACATTTGAATGTGTGAGTAATACCTACGTATATTAAAGATACGCAAAATGACAAACGAATTCACTAAAAAAATGAGGAAAGACCTGGTACATCGAAAATAATTACAACCTAAGAAACTACTTAAAACTAAGTAGGTAACgggaaaagttttataaaaattacatttttgccaACCGTCCCCAAAGACTGTGTCAATGGTTCCTTTGCTTTTTGATTGTGAAATGTAATGTGATGATACGATACGATTACAAATGTTCCGAATAGAAATAACGTGGATAAGGCATTTAATAAAAGTGAGGATTTTAACTTCGCCAGGCTTGGTACCGTAACTTCATTTGAAAATTCAATGTAGATACTTTTAGAATATTTACTCAAGTACTAGCAAGTGGGCTTGATGTGGTGTTAAAAACGTGCCTATGTCGTTCAATACTTACCCAAACCTTCACAATTATTTAGCTTAAGTTTAGGTCAGGTAAGTTTTGATGCTGACGAATGACGatgttttttgtattatatctTCAGATACTATTTTAGGCcagttgaaaataaaatacaccaGGTAAAATTGGTTTTTACCATACCACTAGGTAATCCTTGCTATAGCAAGGCTTGCTATATCATacctatattgtattttaatactACACATGTGCACCTGATTACCAGCCAAAATATGTATGAcgcgcgtatttttttttaagtcggtGGGTTCTATCTATAAGTAAATCATACTTTAACCATTGCCAACATTAATTTTTAGCCGGAACATGAACGAATGTAACGGCAGATCCGTTCTATTCTATCCGCATCTTGATCAGCGCTCGATGACAAAGACTTAACAATTTTTATAATAGGAATTGGAAAAGTATAAATTGGTTAAAAAATCTACGCACAGTCAACAGTTCTTTCTTCTATTCCGTTTAAGACGGTACTAAACCAAGTGAAACAAAATGTCTGGAAAGGtaataaattaagttaaatctcaaaatatttgtttttaatttattttaatataccaagcatattttatttactttacttattTCTGTATACTTTAGGTCTTAATATTCATTTGCTTCGTGAGCACCGTGGCTGCAGTTTTTATCAGACCTAGTGGGAGCAAGGGATCGGACGTTGACATCAACAACCCTAAAGGTTGGCAAATGGTGAGGACGTATCATCCGCCGAACTCTCACGACTACTATAAATATGACTCTTATTCTGtaagtacaaatacaaatatgcgtaagtattttatattgtacacCCAGCCGCGAAGATGAGTGACCACTTTACGAATCgatttcattcataatgtgtccataCACTCACCCATCGTCACCCATCTCTCTGTATATGTccataagtgataaaaataaattagtggCTATTTGTGTCTAATCTAATGAACAAATCACGTAGTTTTTAGttcaatagttttatttatagatgaTGAAAACCTATAAAGATGGTAAATCTGACataattatattcataatttcCCGTTCATTAATTTCAACcaggttaaataataataagcttCTGTTGCAGACGTATCCTAAATATAACTTCGAGTATTCGGTGTCGGACAAGAAGACGGGTGACCACAAGCACCACAGGGAGTCCAGGGATGGTGACCGCGTGCGAGGGGAGTACAGCCTGGTTGAAGCGGACGGCTCCCTGCGCAAAGTGGAGTACGACGCCGATGACCATAACGGGTGAGTGTTTATTCCTTAAATGCTGTTTGTGTTTGTGGATGAACAATGTGTcatcaatttaaaacataactcAATGCCGTTCCTTTTTTGTGTACTTTTATGAGGATCGAATGACTTTATTGGTCTAACTCATATACAAAAACTGCATGACTACAAATTAGAGTCAAAGACTCATTGTAAGTTTTTTTGGCCactaaaatgtttcttaaataCTAAATAGCTCCACTATTTGGAGTCGAATGGTTTcttaacataatacaaattTGTGGAACGAATATAATACTAATATACGTACAAAATGTAATGTACGtaattgtcatattattatttatttactggtttaatttttattcagGTTTAATGCAGTTGTCAGTAAAACCATTAACATGCACGGAGATCACGCAGTTTCCTACAGTGGTCACGCTAGACATTTTTATCCTGTTGGACATGGCATTAAAATTAACCACTATTTCCCTGGAAAGGATTACAAATATCATGAAACATCAAACGCAGTTAATGAAATTGTAGAGGAAAATATGAAGCCTGCAAATGAGGTTACGTCTGAAAAATCTGAGGATACTAAAAATGATAGTGAAGATAAGGTCTCGGTAGTCGAGAAAGTAGAAGAAAGAGAGACACAGCCAGCTGTTAAGGTAGAAACAGAAGAAACTCCCGTTAAAGAAATGCCTGTCATTGTATCAATGTTAATGCAAAACGCTCCAACCACTGAAACGCCAACTGCAGAAGGTATGGTGCTGATACCAGTATCCGCAGAATCCACTGATGCCGTCTCAAAAGAACCTGTTTCAGAAAGCGAAGAACCATCGAGTAAGACAGAGAATCCCATGTCGGACTCTGAACAGGCTTCCTCATATTACCACTCAAGAATTTACTTTGtaagatattaataaaaaatttggttgtttttatttatttgtggttGGATTGTAAGATATTAAGAGTCATGTAAAGTTATCGGCCTaggtgtaaaaaatatttgaagtaaATGATAAGAATTTCCAGGTGGTTAtgttattgttataaaaagaactgtcaaagaaaataaaattctaatTCAATACGTTCGTTTTTGTCCACGTCGACGCAAATGCAACATGTGTGCACCTACTGTCTTAAAAGAACTTGTGATGTACATTGCctctattatttttcataaataaaaaatatatttttgaaagcgCCATCATGTAggctaaattacaaatataccATCCGCTCAATtttaactttaagatacgtcaaatattaggtctagataagATATGGGAGTGTATAGATCTTTTCACCAAAATCGTTAATTCCGCGTAGCAAATTTTCCATTCGCATTTTTCCCGCACGAATTTCTACCCATACCCTTTCTTTGTTATTCGCTTATATCCCTATTCTCAAATTATcgcaacattttttttcttacgcTATAATTTTCCACGGCGTTTTTttcgcatattttttatttctaaataaaacatttaatattgtttttaaaataccacAGTATACTTATAATAGTGAGTATAATTTGTAACTAACAACAATTTTTCTCAAACGTGCCCAAACTAACAATAAACTAGCAAATCAAACAGTATAATACTGTTTGATTACGAGTAAATAGTATTACTTGCCTGCATAACAACCCCTTAGAAGAAAACATTTCAAGtgaagtcaagtcaagtcaatatattctttattcaaataggcctaacAAGCACTTtcaaatcgtcaaattttacaaatatcatcttaatctaaatatcagagcaatttattgatgcagttattattgttgttgttgttgaacGTTTTGAACGACTTGGTGTAATTTCACCCAAAATTAGCTACCACTTACAACATTTTCCAGTAATCAGTGTCTTGACATAATTATAACGTTAAAACCTTACTTAACTATCTAATTACGTTTTACAgaaaacttaattattttattttggtgaGTAATGAGTCCGAAAACTTATTTCCATATTGTGTTTGAGCAAGACGTTGCACTTGCAGCATTTACGTACacattatacttatataaactCCACATTATGTTTAGCTTGCAGacatgtattaaaaaaagatcaCGCAAATGAATCTTTATTAAATGGCAATggttattaagtacctatatattatacagtatataacagaacgaaaggcaaagaaagagacccattaatgtttaggtcatactgagcaactctTACGATGAGACTAACCCTGCAATCGCGAAataaaattggctgtttcatacattttgctggtctttTTAAATGAGACAAATAATCAATTGTCTCATTACTTGATTTATAGATTAAAAAGTATAatacatactttaaaaaaatgtattcaatatttatttcatattaggGTTAACAAATTTTGTGATGAATGCGAAGACTATTTAAATTGATATCTGTGATGTctctatgtatataataatacagtTTCGCAAGTCGCAATTAGCGACTAGATTATTGCAAATATAGTGCTTGAATACTTTGTGTTTTAGACAATGACAAACGCCAACCGTTTATCATATTTATGACATGATTATTATACCGACTTGAGTTTTCTTGGACAAGTTGTGTGCattgtattaataatttttagtcCATTTTTGATGCAAGTAACGTAGTGATTACAACgttcttattttttaatttaattacggGTTTAAATTGATGAAATTTTGCTatgtactgaaataaaaaatcatatagATACTTTCAAGGTGAAAGAAGGATGAGTGCTTAATACCCGCTTagaaagtaggtacctacgcatTTTATACACGTatgatattttgttattaacCGGGTGGGTATTTACATACTTATACCACGAGAAAATAAGGTCCTGAAACAgggccggggcgtccgacattcccgttttctatagaaatacTTAACCGATTATCTGTTATAACGTCTAACGTGCTCATCAGCCTCTAGGTGACCTCCCCAAGATGATAATCGTTGACAGAAAACGTCActtgaaacttaaataatgtatagaaatagtcacgtgactttttgtACCATCTGTCATCCGCATACATTTTTCTATTTGTTTAGCGTTTGTCggtgtacagtcaaggtattaaatatcgacacggataaagtgccaaaaagatgtatacacgaccttattgcctatagattaaaatagtaataataataggcactttgtccgtgtctatatttaataccttgacttgTACCCTTTTATTGCCACCTGTTAAGATTAACACTACATAAAAACTGACTATGATTAGATAATCATGATCGCAGGTGTCTGGTACAATGTGACATAAAATAAGCGCCGAGCACCATAAGGTACCATTCATCGTGGATGTCACaaatcagagcccctagtgtaagaAGTGTAAGTAAGTCAAAAATGTGACAGTTACAAAAAAGTGACGCCCTGTACCCCTAGTATTGGGagtttgagtttccaaaacgcttggcgcgctgtttctaaatcccatacaaaattagacttaacgcaaacgcgtacgtcacgtttcgctatcgaataaattaatACTAGGGGTACAGGGCGTCACTTTTTTGTAACTGTCACATTTTTGACGTAAAATGCTACGTTTTAATAGTTATAATCTGAGTGTTAATTTACtcagtttatattatatatgtattggtatttttttagttaaatgaaTACCTAAACGCATTAAATAGGAATATTGTGCgtattaaactataaaatatgaaccgtatatttaaattctcccattattaataaaattgctACTATGTAGGTAAATGTTACAATCATTTACAAGGTCAAGGTTACAACGAAGATTACCTACACATAAAAAACGTAATGTTTTTACGCCAATTTAATTTCGCTTCGATTATTAAAGATTCCATTTAAAAGAACGAGacaaattttcaattttaagaTAGAAtcgaatgaaatattttatactaaacCTAGCGTTATATTATCGAAATCGAAGCCTTAAGATGATATCTGTTATTTATAATGGTCTTCATAGGTAGAGCTTATATAAGTTCCAGTAGTTATGTAAATTGGTAAAGGAGACTAAATATCGTAATACGTCCGGGATCAACTTCGATTCCTGTCATTTCGTACGAGAAATTATCAGTAACCTTATTCTGATTTGACATAATGTTGCTACAAGTCTATTTCGTAATGTAAACGAAGTCACAAGATCTTATATCGCGTTGTAATATGGTTGACGATTCCTTAGGTAGGTATACTAGGTATCTGTGTCTTCAGTAGTAGATACAGTCAAggtcttaaatatttatacacttattgccttttttagggttccgtagtcaactaggaacccttatagtttcgccatgtccgtctgtctgtctgtctgtctgtctgtccgaggctttgctccgtggtcgttagtgctagaaagctgaaatttggaatggatatataaatcaataaagccgacaaagtcgtacaataaaatctaaaaatttacatttacacgtaaagtgggggtgaaatttttttttcgctttaaccctagagtgtggggtattgttggaaaggtctttcaaaactaataggggttttcaagaaacattttttgataaagtgaatatattcggagataatcgctccgaaagaaaaaaaaatgtg
This portion of the Cydia pomonella isolate Wapato2018A chromosome 7, ilCydPomo1, whole genome shotgun sequence genome encodes:
- the LOC133519919 gene encoding uncharacterized protein LOC133519919, which translates into the protein MSGKVLIFICFVSTVAAVFIRPSGSKGSDVDINNPKGWQMVRTYHPPNSHDYYKYDSYSTYPKYNFEYSVSDKKTGDHKHHRESRDGDRVRGEYSLVEADGSLRKVEYDADDHNGFNAVVSKTINMHGDHAVSYSGHARHFYPVGHGIKINHYFPGKDYKYHETSNAVNEIVEENMKPANEVTSEKSEDTKNDSEDKVSVVEKVEERETQPAVKVETEETPVKEMPVIVSMLMQNAPTTETPTAEGMVLIPVSAESTDAVSKEPVSESEEPSSKTENPMSDSEQASSYYHSRIYFVRY